A genomic region of Triticum aestivum cultivar Chinese Spring unplaced genomic scaffold, IWGSC CS RefSeq v2.1 scaffold77317, whole genome shotgun sequence contains the following coding sequences:
- the LOC123172605 gene encoding splicing factor U2af large subunit B isoform X6, whose translation MFPNMLPFAVGQFNPLVMQPQAMTQQATRHARRVYVGGLPPSANEQSVAIYFNQVMAAIGGNTAGPGDAVLNVYINHDKKFAFVEMRSVEEASNAMALDGILFEGAPVKVRRPTDYNPSLAAALGPSQPSSNLNLAAVGLTPGSAGGLEGPDRIFVGGLPYYFTEAQVRELLESFGPLRGFDLVKDRETGNSKGYAFCVYQDLNVTDIACAALNGIKMGDKTLTVRRANQGSAQPRPEQENILLQAQQQVQLQKLVYQVGALPTKVVCLTQVVTADELKDDEEYEDIMEDMRLEAGKYGNLVKVVIPRPHPSGEPVSGVGKVFLEYADVDGSTKAKTAMHGRKFGGNPVVAVFYPENKFADEDYDAAA comes from the exons CCTCGTCATGCAGCCACAAGCCATGACTCAACAG GCTACTCGGCATGCTCGGCGTGTTTATGTCGGTGGCCTTCCCCCATCTGCTAATGAACAG TCTGTTGCAATATACTTTAATCAAGTCATGGCTGCTATTGGAGGAAACACTGCTGGTCCAGGTGATGCTGTTCTTAATGTGTACATAAACCATGACAAGAAATTCGCTTTTGTGGAGATGAGGTCTGTGGAGGAAGCAAGCAATGCAATGGCACTGGATGGCATTTTATTTGAAGGTGCACCAGTGAAGGTTAGAAGACCAACAGACTATAACCCTTCTCTGGCAGCTGCCCTGGGCCCAAGCCAGCCAAGCTCCAATTTGAATCTTGCTGCGGTTGGCCTAACACCAGGTTCAGCCGGAGGGTTAGAAGGCCCGGACCGTATTTTTGTGGGTGGTCTCCCCTATTACTTCACAGAGGCTCAAGTTCGGGAGCTGCTTGAATCATTTGGGCCTCTTCGAGGATTTGATCTTGTGAAAGATAGGGAAACTGGTAACTCAAAGGGCTATGCGTTCTGTGTCTACCAGGACCTCAATGTCACTGACATAGCCTGCGCTGCTCTAAATGGTATCAAGATGGGAGACAAAACTCTTACGGTCAGACGAGCAAACCAGGGCTCAGCCCAACCTAGACCAGAGCAGGAAAATATCCTGTTGCAGGCACAGCAGCAGGTGCAGTTACAG AAACTTGTGTATCAAGTTGGAGCGCTCCCTACAAAGGTTGTATGCCTGACCCAGGTAGTTACTGCTGATGAATTaaaagatgatgaagaatatgaggaCATTATGGAGGACATGAGGTTGGAAGCTGGGAAATATG GTAACTTGGTGAAAGTTGTCATCCCGCGCCCTCATCCGAGTGGAGAGCCAGTTTCTGGAGTTGGAAAG GTGTTCTTAGAGTATGCAGATGTTGATGGTTCCACCAAAGCAAAGACGGCGATGCACGGAAGGAAATTCGGTGGAAACCCAGTTGTTGCGGTCTTCTACCCCGAGAACAAGTTTGCTGATGAGGACTATGACGCGGCAGCATAA
- the LOC123172605 gene encoding splicing factor U2af large subunit B isoform X5, translating into MFPNMLPFAVGQFNPLVMQPQAMTQQHIFPQATRHARRVYVGGLPPSANEQSVAIYFNQVMAAIGGNTAGPGDAVLNVYINHDKKFAFVEMRSVEEASNAMALDGILFEGAPVKVRRPTDYNPSLAAALGPSQPSSNLNLAAVGLTPGSAGGLEGPDRIFVGGLPYYFTEAQVRELLESFGPLRGFDLVKDRETGNSKGYAFCVYQDLNVTDIACAALNGIKMGDKTLTVRRANQGSAQPRPEQENILLQAQQQVQLQKLVYQVGALPTKVVCLTQVVTADELKDDEEYEDIMEDMRLEAGKYGNLVKVVIPRPHPSGEPVSGVGKVFLEYADVDGSTKAKTAMHGRKFGGNPVVAVFYPENKFADEDYDAAA; encoded by the exons CCTCGTCATGCAGCCACAAGCCATGACTCAACAG CATATTTTTCCTCAGGCTACTCGGCATGCTCGGCGTGTTTATGTCGGTGGCCTTCCCCCATCTGCTAATGAACAG TCTGTTGCAATATACTTTAATCAAGTCATGGCTGCTATTGGAGGAAACACTGCTGGTCCAGGTGATGCTGTTCTTAATGTGTACATAAACCATGACAAGAAATTCGCTTTTGTGGAGATGAGGTCTGTGGAGGAAGCAAGCAATGCAATGGCACTGGATGGCATTTTATTTGAAGGTGCACCAGTGAAGGTTAGAAGACCAACAGACTATAACCCTTCTCTGGCAGCTGCCCTGGGCCCAAGCCAGCCAAGCTCCAATTTGAATCTTGCTGCGGTTGGCCTAACACCAGGTTCAGCCGGAGGGTTAGAAGGCCCGGACCGTATTTTTGTGGGTGGTCTCCCCTATTACTTCACAGAGGCTCAAGTTCGGGAGCTGCTTGAATCATTTGGGCCTCTTCGAGGATTTGATCTTGTGAAAGATAGGGAAACTGGTAACTCAAAGGGCTATGCGTTCTGTGTCTACCAGGACCTCAATGTCACTGACATAGCCTGCGCTGCTCTAAATGGTATCAAGATGGGAGACAAAACTCTTACGGTCAGACGAGCAAACCAGGGCTCAGCCCAACCTAGACCAGAGCAGGAAAATATCCTGTTGCAGGCACAGCAGCAGGTGCAGTTACAG AAACTTGTGTATCAAGTTGGAGCGCTCCCTACAAAGGTTGTATGCCTGACCCAGGTAGTTACTGCTGATGAATTaaaagatgatgaagaatatgaggaCATTATGGAGGACATGAGGTTGGAAGCTGGGAAATATG GTAACTTGGTGAAAGTTGTCATCCCGCGCCCTCATCCGAGTGGAGAGCCAGTTTCTGGAGTTGGAAAG GTGTTCTTAGAGTATGCAGATGTTGATGGTTCCACCAAAGCAAAGACGGCGATGCACGGAAGGAAATTCGGTGGAAACCCAGTTGTTGCGGTCTTCTACCCCGAGAACAAGTTTGCTGATGAGGACTATGACGCGGCAGCATAA
- the LOC123172604 gene encoding auxin-responsive protein SAUR32-like, with amino-acid sequence MGHFFANIGKRAEGGALEPNLFGSIDKARPRGRRTGEQAEAVAARRSSGGAAERTTVGSGGEDATDLPLRSDIPIAYLYHPLFQWLLEAARDTYGYSSAGPLWLPCCVDEFLRLRALVDRETTHSHSSSYSHRVHVQDVGHQQHGNSFAPCTRAKITS; translated from the exons ATGGGTCATTTTTTTGCTAACATTGGAAAGCGCGCCGAAGGTGGAGCGCTCGAGCCGAACTTGTTCGGATCTATCGACAAG GCAAGGCCGCGTGGGCGGCGCACCGGGGAGCAGGCCGAGGCAGTTGCGGCGAGGAGAAGCTCGGGCGGCGCTGCAGAGAGGACGACAGTGGGCTCGGGCGGAGAGGACGCCACAGACTTGCCGCTGCGGTCGGACATCCCCATCGCCTACCTCTACCACCCGCTCTTCCAGTGGCTGTTGGAGGCGGCCCGGGACACGTATGGCTACAGCTCGGCCGGCCCGCTCTGGCTGCCCTGCTGCGTCGACGAGTTCCTCCGCCTGCGCGCGCTCGTCGACCGGGAGACGACGCACTCGCACTCCTCCTCCTACTCGCACCGCGTGCACGTGCAGGACGTCGGCCACCAGCAGCACGGCAACTCCTTCGCCCCATGCACCCGCGCCAAAATCACCTCCTGA